The following DNA comes from Cucumis sativus cultivar 9930 chromosome 7, Cucumber_9930_V3, whole genome shotgun sequence.
CATGAGGGGAGGATAAAATAGACTATACTCTTCAAGATACTTTTGTAAGATTGCATCAGTCTAGAAAATTTCCAACCACAGACCAGCTAGATTCACTATCACAATTGCTGAAGTTGCCACTCAACTCTTCCTACAAATCATCTTGTTTTGAGATTCATATGGCTCATGTAGCAGTAGTACATTTGAACGCCAATCTTCTGAATTTTAGTTGGATCTGCTTGTTTCAAGTAATTTTTATCAacctaaatattatttatcacTTTCTAGTTGTTTTATCTCTTGATTTTTGGGAAAAAGTAAACCTTTGTTTGATCTTTATACTGAATCTATGAAGTATCTTCTATATTGCAGTTTGACTTCTAATGGTCTTTTtccgttttcttttttggttccAGGCATATCATATTTATCTAGAGCTCAAGAGTCTATAGCAAAAACTCAAATGGGCTCTCAAACTCTGCCACCTAATATTAACGCTGTGAAACCTTCTTCTGAACTGTCAGTTGCTGATACCATTTTTGTTCAACGGGTTAAATCACGTGTAAAGAACTGGAAAGATGCATATGATTCAAGCTCAAAAACAAGTGGTAATTTACAACTCAGTATTGCtttctaaaacaatttcatcatattcttttctttccattttgcTCTCGCATTTTTTAAACTGTGTAGGTTAAAAAACACTTTTGGTTCTTGAACGTTTTTATTAAAGTAACAATTTTTCCTCTAAACTCTAGTTTGAAATGAATCTGATGATTTAATCTCTatactttcaaacttgttaaattaaatgagatttaTTAACTatgcatataaataaattgattgggaccaaatatgtttttaaactacaaagaaaagagattttGATGAGATTTTCATAGTAGggattaaattgttacaagTTTGAAAGTAAAAGGATTGAATtgttatatagaaaaattcaaGGACTAAGTtattgcaaatttaaaagaacatGGGtgaaattgttacaaaattaaagttcaaacaaaattcttaCTCGTATGGAGGTTGAAGGACTAAAGTGTTTTTTAACctgttttatttctttgtttcctGAAATAGTAAAGGTAATGTTTCCATAATATAGACGCATTGCTAAGTACGTTGAAAAAGCTCATAGTCGGTAGTGAGCAGTATGGATCAAGACCATCTATTGTTATAGATGTTTATAGCGAACGGCAAGTTCTACTTGTGTTAGAGGTAACTTGaccttttcaaaatatgagTGGTTTAACATGTGTATTGCATGTTTTTAACTATGCTAAATTATTATGGACATTTTACATCTCCAGAGATATCCCCTTCCAGAGAAAAACCGTTATCTATAATTAAGAATTATATATCTctgatctctctctctattgtcaatgttattatttttagtaacTTTACATTTATGTTATacattgtttaaataaaatagctTATCATGCATGTTATACATAATTTAAGGtaaaattaatgatttaataCATGGACGTTTATGGTTGTCTATTTAATGACTTGACTTAAATAGTTTCCATTGCATCCACgaactttaatttatgtaatttttgcTATTAATACTGGTACCATATAAATATTGACTGATTTGATATAATACGATAGACGACAATTGAAAAAAGTGGATAGTTGGTCATGGTCCAAATTAAGTGACACTTGCAATTATGGCAtttttgaagcattttttttttctgtagaCCATGCTGCCATTTTTTGTCAAGCTGTTGCCCTCCCATCTTTTGTTTGCTATGTCATGCTAACTGAACCATGTTTATACAATATAACTACATGGAATTATTGTTCAAAGTTAATTACTACTCTAGTTAGAGTTTAGGGAGTAAATAGATATAAGTTTATAACTGAGTTAAAAGATCTAAATTGATGCAATATCATTATCGATTATGTTCtatgctttgttttttttttttttttttttgaaaaggaaacaagtctcttttattaatgataataatgagacaaaagctcaaagtacaagagagttatacgATGAGCAAAATAACTTAAGGATCTGTAGTCGCACCCGGGCATCTTGATTATCTTCTATTGACTTGTTtcagttaattagtttttgggaataaatcaaattataccCCCACATGTGCAAGATTAATCATGTAAAACAAACcttaaaatgttcaaaataaactcaaataacattattttagaaattgtcACATAATAGAATGGATAGAAATAGCATGTAAATGTGAAGGACAATTACAATACCCAAGTTCTTTAAGAGGTTTGGACTCTCTGAAAGTTAACCTCCAAAATTCTACGTCCTTTCAACTCTTCTTAGCCACTCTATTTATAAACACTATTTACTAACCAACTCCCTTAACTGATAGCAAATAACATGCATGCCCTCTTAATATCCTAAAATTACCCTTAATATTTCCTTGTATTCATAACAAAGATCTCAACCTATAATTCCAATCTTTCATAAATCACTAAAGAAGGCAACACCCAAAGAAACCCATTGGGGGAAGAACTGAGAGAGATGAGGAAACAACGGAAGACAACAAAGAAGGTAGTGTGAGTAAAAACTTACGACTTTGAACTTACTAAATATGACATTAATAGCAAAAAGTTGAACCAAGCAAAAACTATAATATCATTTCTGAAATGACCATCCCTTGTTaatgaaagttttgtttcttatcaGGTAAAACCAAGTCTAAaatgactaaatttaagaGTGAATATATGCATTCCAATTTATTCTTAGTGTTATCCCTTTTAGTGTGCAATGATGTCTTTAACTATGTTGCTTTTTCTGCAGAGGGACTATATCCGTATACTTAtattctttcctttattttatgTAGCTGTTGAAGGAATTTTCTGATGACCTGGTTCCTGTAGTAATTTCAGCAAAGGGTGGAGGAACTCAAGCAGTTCGTGCCATTTTGACAAGCTCAAAAGAAGACAAGATTCTGCTTGAGGTACTAGTATATTCACTAGATTTCCACATTCTAAGTTCCtaaactattttcttaaaaaaaaaaaaagatcccTAAACTATTAATTCTTTAACTACCACTTTGTAGAAGTTTATGCACTTCAGCTGAttctttcatcattttcaactGGCCTATGCATCtggataataaaaatatgcaTGTCTTAATAttatcctttttaaaaaaataaaataaataaagatgaagaaatggtACATGATGGAAATAAGCTTTGAATTTCCAGAAATTGAGAGCATGGATTAACTGAGTAAtgccaaattttaaatggatTTGCTTGAATGCTCCATCCAGCTTTGTAgaacttataaattattttgtgttCCCTTGCAGAAGGAGCTTCAATATCTTgaagacaaagaaaacaagaaatttcgTGGTTTTCGAGAGGTGATAGATGTGATTTCTGCTTCACAGAAGCCTATTGTCTCCTACAATTCTCTTCACGGTGTTTATCTTgtatattctttatttttggttaatctctttgctttattttttttgttctctaatGCTTTTGTTTTGGATGCAGATTTTACATTTATTCATTCTAAATTCCTTGCTCCCCTGCCTACTAGCATAGATGAGTACGCATCTTCCTTGCATTCGGTTTTCCCACGAGTGCATGATGTAAAGCATTTGATGAGCAAGATTGGTGGCCTCAGTAAGCCAATGAGTATAGCCGCAGCTTATTCTTActtgaaaaaacaatactatGCACCTAGTTACTTGGATATCCCAGTTGAAGGTTTGTCACCTCGTCCTCCCTTCCTGATGCTACgaaaaaaactttttcattGTGTGTTagtgtgagagagagagagacatgACCTAAAACTCACTTAAAATGTTTAGTAAATACATGCTGATAATGCTGATATGCCGTAGATGTGGGTCCATTGCCTTTCTCGGTGCTAAGCTAAGTGATTGAAGGACTCAATCAAGCACCGAAGACATTTAATCTCTATTAGATAATAGGTTTTGAAACGTGTATAATAGGTTCTTAAGCTTTCAGTTTAGTTtgtaatagatttttaaactttcaatcttATGACTTCAgtcttaacaaatttgaaattctaaaCAACCAATCGACCTATtagataatttaaattctatgtCTAATGGAaccccaaaatttcaaaaggttaattgaacaaaaatgatatCAAACTATCAAAGGTTAGAAACTAAATCCCTAATCTTGAAAGTCTAGGGAGGACTGAATTTGTGATTTAgcctatattttttatggttacatTCGTTTCTTCACAGTACACATTATAAGCCTTTTGTTAGGCcttagtttttgtttctcttttttaaatgtcttTTGTCTTACCAATCAGTGAAAAGAAAGCCTATCCTTGttttatctcttttgttttacTGTAATTTAATATACACAATCTTTTCTTAATACATTCATTGTTTAGtgaattatttgtgtttttcaCGTATTGAGTATCCACCTAAATCtcactattttgtttttcattagGCTCCACTGATCATCACCAAGTAGAAATCTTTCATTTCTGCTAGCTAACCTTTTGGGGTTCTATTGCAGCTCCAGGAAATGATCACAAGCCTCATGGGCATAATGCTATACGGTTATGCCATTTGTTTGCACAAGTCTGCTCTGTACTTAAAATTGATCTCAGTGGTGTCCAATCCAACGACAATGAGTGTTTGGCCTCAATGCTCGACGAGTGTTCAAATGTTTCTTCATTCTCCCCTTACCACTGCAAACCCAAGGACGAGGATGTTAAGATCTGGGCACAGGGTGTTAGAAAAGTAAGTTGTAGGCATTTGGTTTTCTTGTGGGGATTAAGAGAAGGGCTGACTGCTCGGTTGCTAAAAGCTTCACTAGAAGGAACCCATGAAGTTTTCTGTGAAGAGTTTGATGTTCGATTTGTGGACAAGAAATGTGCCATTGTCGTTTTCTCGCAGCCAGACCTATCCGAGACCTTCCTTGATGCAATAAATAGTGACAACATTGTTGGATCTTTAAGAGAGATGGTATCAGAAGGGCTAAGAGCTGCAGGTTATGAAACTTACAAGAAAATCTGTAGCTTTGATTTATGGGAAGCAGATTTAGCTGAGTCCCTGGAGAGGGCCATTTTGGAAGCCGATCCCGAAACTGCTCAGTTAGACATCAATTACTCTAAtgattctttcatttatttgaatGATCTTTGAAAGACATGATTAGGTCACCAAAATTCATATAAGCTTAGGGAATACTGGAGTTAGATTCTTCCTGCTTTCTAATTGATGATATTTGGCATCCATGATAAACTTTCGAAAGTTTTGGTTCATTCCTTACAGCAGCAAGTCTTAAAAGTTTATGATGATTTAATActtttctttccattattTTGTACATACTGTTGGGCCATTTTAGGGCTCTTGCTTGTTATTCTAAACAGCTTAGATCACCAAATTCATGACTCAGGTGAGAGATGATTTCAAGTTGTGTGAAGATATCATTTTGGTAATTTGCACAGGcacaaatatttgataatgttGTTCATTTTAAAAGCTTCATTTACatatcttctaaaaaaaatggcaacccatttagtttttcttattcaaagttaaatatatttcattcactcaaattttaaaaacaaaaagttgaaatcttttttcaaagttcttaaatttgacttttttattaaacaaaatgtttCGAATAAcaatagttaaaattttaagtggTGTAGTCAGTTTTGTATTTACCAATTACCCTAAATTccacacattttattttgttcatcaGATTTCATTCTCCCAtgtagtttcttctttttgctcATGTTTTCATTCTGGGTCTTCACCTTGTCCGATGCATTGTTTTGttcattcttcttttgcaTGAGTCTCCCTTGTTCTATTtccaaactttcaaaataaaaaaatttagatggCCTTTAATATTCTTGAAAGAATTATGAATCTACCTAAGGTTTAGAATTCAATTAAGATGTTCAGTTGAAATAGATATCAAAGGCAccaattagttttttaaaacaattgaaGTTTTGTGGGAGACCAACAAGACTTTATCAAACATTTGATGAGTGAGCATTTTTGAGTTGTCATTTGTTTCATACAATTTGATTTTCACcagaaaaaattacaatataatttgaagaaaaacaatcacTATAGATCCCAGACAAAATATACACAAGGGTTTTGAAAATTGGagcttaaaaaaattcaaatggaagaaatatTCAGAACCTATATGAGATTCAGAGTTGAAAAGTGATTAGattatgaaaaggaaaaagaaatgtaagcCAACCCAGTGCCAATAATGACCATCAAACAAGAAAGATCATCCCGGCGAGTTAGTCGGAAGAATCAATTTCATTTCGCAAACGAAGAAATTGCCACAAAACATTAGGTTGATTAATATCAGTTCTGGGACAGAGTGCGTTTGCTtcattcacaaaaaaaaaaaaaaaaaaaaaaaacagaagagaATGTGGAAACATCGAAAATGTACCAGCAATAAAAGGGCCTGAGAATCCAAAAGCAAGAATCTCAGACGAGTGATGCTGGAGAATTTTTATATTGCAAGGTTTTGAGTAAAATTTTGGCTGGATCGATGAACCGATTCCAGTCAAGAAGCTGAACTTGCTTTTTCGATTTGGATATTTCCACTGCGAAATTAAATCTCCCATAAGTTGAGACTTAATAAGATCAAggtagaagaaaaaacataatcaacgagcataaaaaaaagacttggaaaaatttttgaaatggagGGGAGGCTGAAGAAACAACTATTGAGCGATGAGGTTACGATggatttgttatatatatacataaagatGAATGGAAGCTGAATTAGGGCTTTGTGAGCGTCCGTACATAGAATCAATCTATTGGGGGTATTCtagtaattttgtttcattttctaacGTTTTGGTAACGGTGTGAATTGTTGACGGAACTTCTtctattacaaatatttgtttaactaaatattcaaaatcGACTTCAAACCATCCACCGTGAAGGAGTAGAAATCGACCTTTGATGatcaattttaaagtttttttcaaaactaatactAATCTGATTCTTCTTATTTTCGATTAGTTATCGATTTTTGGGCAATTTACAAAAACCATTAGTAATTACAATCATacctttaaacttttaatttttataatttaaaactgaGTCATCtagtttattcaaaattttaaattagacccttaatatattatattaactatataagttttaagatttgaatttcGATCGTTTATGgattctatttttataattattgtaagTTTTAGGGtctaattttaacatttaccGAAGTTTAGATGATCAAATTGTTActcttaaaagtttaagagtaTAATTGCAATTAATGGTTTTAtgatttttcgtttttttttttcatattctcaataacagcaaaaagaaaaaacagtatTATTTGGAAATCTTTggatttttgttgttgttatgaAATTATGAAAGTGATCCTATGTTTAACCAAATAGCAAAATTGGTCTTATGTTGAAGCAAatttaatcctttttttttttcaatttagtccATATGGacatgattatatatatatatattagtttggttctaaaatttaatcaaCTGTTACCgataatatttaattgttttaaacgacaaaacttctaaaaatatttacaaatacagTACTACTGTGATAAATCTAACTCACCATGAGGTTGTGCAACTTATTTGCGTCAATCATTATATAGATAATAGTCTATAATTGATAAACagtaatttcttttgttacaaatataaatatttttaattcatttcacTATACTTAAGAATaaccctaaaaaaattattcaacctCTAAAGTTGACAAGTGAAACCTAagctttataataaaaaagcttcacataaaaagtagaattaattatatctattAACTCTATTCCTTGGTAGAATAAATTCTCTTACTCGTAATATGAAATATGTTGTTACCTTTCTTGTGAGGcatgaatttcaaattctcaTACCTTCACATTTGTGTTTAGTAAGTccctaaatttcaaattttgtatatactTTGCTGTTTACTTGTCcaacatttctcaaatttataaatgtattagATATATAACTCattcaaagttaaaagaaatttatcaaatatcttttaaagttTACAAACC
Coding sequences within:
- the LOC101222665 gene encoding poly(A)-specific ribonuclease PARN-like translates to MASRFSYFQLHRRLYTTTSQWSVRQVRNSNFLGSLEDLKNDISDSDFIALSLQRTGSSSFPWHRLQPFDTHDTAYCKAKYAAEKFQIIQFSLCPFSVRDSKLIAHPYNFHLFPRDELNIGMPSYSFSCQVSHLTSMAREGFDFGAWVYDGISYLSRAQESIAKTQMGSQTLPPNINAVKPSSELSVADTIFVQRVKSRVKNWKDAYDSSSKTSDALLSTLKKLIVGSEQYGSRPSIVIDVYSERQVLLVLELLKEFSDDLVPVVISAKGGGTQAVRAILTSSKEDKILLEKELQYLEDKENKKFRGFREVIDVISASQKPIVSYNSLHDFTFIHSKFLAPLPTSIDEYASSLHSVFPRVHDVKHLMSKIGGLSKPMSIAAAYSYLKKQYYAPSYLDIPVEAPGNDHKPHGHNAIRLCHLFAQVCSVLKIDLSGVQSNDNECLASMLDECSNVSSFSPYHCKPKDEDVKIWAQGVRKVSCRHLVFLWGLREGLTARLLKASLEGTHEVFCEEFDVRFVDKKCAIVVFSQPDLSETFLDAINSDNIVGSLREMVSEGLRAAGYETYKKICSFDLWEADLAESLERAILEADPETAQLDINYSNDSFIYLNDL